A window of the Salvelinus sp. IW2-2015 linkage group LG3, ASM291031v2, whole genome shotgun sequence genome harbors these coding sequences:
- the LOC139029546 gene encoding tetraspanin-7-like: MSCALPYDSLPARLSPRRAVNWEREQLAARRLSSPRGLSLLNPSTGLRRHSALPGYMLSSFQEQQHQEHQEQLQQQRLSLSLCSEASMAPPAPRVGGPLPCCRPVGVMPLLRLALLAFSCLFWAAGLAIFTLGVWAQVSLADYMLLSANRYPNAPLILLATGAIVTAWGFLGCLGVAANLPFVLRAYGFIQLAALMAGLAAGLSGLFYREDIAGGFRSGLQQAVAGYGEDEGRSNALDSLQRALECCGAEGWRDWLTSDWANQDAAFSPMGNGSSVSLPDSCCMQRKGCRNRPLPAVGSEGVAVAGIHPHGCFRKVFSFVNDNVFHIAATVLGLAFTQIGGIALACLLANRLQPRLHRPVAH; the protein is encoded by the coding sequence ATGAGCTGTGCACTGCCCTACGACTCCTTGCCCGCTCGGCTGAGCCCCAGGCGAGCGGTGAACTGGGAACGTGAGCAGCTAGCGGCGCGGAGGCTCTCCTCTCCCAGAGGGCTGAGCCTCCTCAACCCTTCTACTGGGCTTCGGCGGCACTCGGCACTCCCCGGGTACATGCTCTCGTCCTTCCAGGAGCAGCAACACCAGGAGCACCAGGAACAGCTGCAGCAACAGCGCCTCTCATTGTCCCTGTGCTCCGAGGCCTCCATGGCACCCCCTGCTCCCCGCGTGGGTGGACCCCTGCCCTGCTGCCGGCCAGTGGGCGTCATGCCCCTGCTGCGCTTGGCCCTGCTGGCCTTCAGCTGCCTCTTTTGGGCAGCCGGTCTGGCCATCTTCACCTTGGGCGTGTGGGCCCAGGTTTCGCTGGCCGACTACATGCTGCTGTCAGCCAACCGCTACCCCAATGCCCCGCTCATCCTTCTGGCCACGGGGGCCATCGTCACAGCCTGGGGCTTCCTGGGCTGTCTGGGAGTGGCCGCCAACCTACCCTTTGTTCTGCGGGCATACGGCTTCATCCAGTTGGCGGCACTGATGGCAGGGCTAGCCGCCGGCCTCTCGGGCCTGTTTTACCGCGAGGACATTGCCGGAGGGTTCCGTAGCGGACTGCAGCAGGCAGTGGCGGGCTATGGCGAAGATGAGGGCCGCTCCAACGCTCTGGATAGCCTGCAGAGGGCACTAGAGTGCTGTGGGGCCGAGGGCTGGCGTGATTGGCTGACCTCCGACTGGGCCAATCAGGACGCAGCCTTCTCGCCCATGGGCAACGGCTCCTCTGTGTCGCTACCCGACAGCTGCTGCATGCAACGCAAGGGCTGCAGAAACCGACCCTTGCCAGCAGTGGGCAGTGAAGGGGTGGCGGTTGCTGGGATCCATCCCCACGGATGTTTCCGAAAGGTGTTCAGTTTCGTCAATGATAACGTCTTCCACATTGCTGCCACCGTGCTGGGGCTAGCCTTCACCCAGATAGGTGGCATCGCCCTGGCCTGTCTACTAGCTAACCGCCTGCAACCAAGACTACACCGACCAGTCGCACACTAA